CAGGCCATTGCGGCTGGCGCGTCAAAGCACGCGGAGGACTGCTGTTGCATTTGGCTAAACGCCAGCGCAACAGCCTGAACCAAAGTTAGCAGTGTTGCGCAAACTGTTGCAAATATATTGGGGCCATAACAAAATGATGCACATACGCTATTGCAACAACCGCGAACATTGCCATGAGCATCATTTCGTATTTGCGCGTCTCGACCGCCGAGCAAACGGTCGAAAACCAGCGGCGAGCCATCACCATCGCTGGCTGGAAAGTCGAAAGGGAGTTTGCCGATGAGGCGACGAGCGGCACCACGGCCGCCGACAGTCGCGACGGCTGGGCCGAGTGCTCAAAGTATCTGCGCGAGGGAGATACGCTAGTCGTCTATGCGCTCGACCGGCTTGGCCGCAGCACGATTGACGTGTTGACTCAAATCAACACGCTGAGTGCGCGAGGCGTACGCCTAGTAATAATCGCCCACGGATTCGATACCGCGACGCCTGCCGGCAAGTTGGCGCTGACCATGTTCGCCGCTTTTGCAGAATTCGAACACGGTATCAGGAAGGAGCGGCAGCGCGAAGGCATCGCGCGTGCACGTCTGGAGAGTGGAAAATATCTAGGCCGGAAGCCTAAGCTCAGTAAGCGAGTCCTGAGCACCGTCTCGACGGCCTAACGATAAATTGCCAGAGTAGTGCCCACCACTTCGAGTAGCGGGGACTACTTTGACCACAGAGGCACCGAAGAGAATCGGCCGCAAAGGCGTACCGAATCATCCTATCGAATTCCGTCGGCAACTGGCGACACT
This window of the Burkholderia cepacia GG4 genome carries:
- a CDS encoding recombinase family protein; translated protein: MSIISYLRVSTAEQTVENQRRAITIAGWKVEREFADEATSGTTAADSRDGWAECSKYLREGDTLVVYALDRLGRSTIDVLTQINTLSARGVRLVIIAHGFDTATPAGKLALTMFAAFAEFEHGIRKERQREGIARARLESGKYLGRKPKLSKRVLSTVSTA